From a region of the Prevotella melaninogenica genome:
- a CDS encoding DUF3298 and DUF4163 domain-containing protein — translation MAGCKSEKASAAEKVKDSVASPSMVADPVVKKKDVPLVVDSIGKSYSTEKGDVDLAYSFPVSGPQPLVDSLRAYLSSELVWIGDDYSDEGVESKPYSNFADGKGMINYYAKNAYKSISKTLDEIDDPDVAWKPEISKFVMKENETDRYVTYYSTFYTYSGGAHGMASEYGATFDKKTGVMLRNVLNPKDVKALQPILRAGVESYFRRWYEKEHDADSRVKTDMEALFLENGIIPLPGSGVYLSPEGVVFIYGLYEIGAYAIGMPTFTVPYKKIGKFLSPEARRLAGIK, via the coding sequence ATGGCTGGATGCAAAAGTGAAAAGGCATCAGCTGCGGAGAAAGTGAAGGATTCTGTGGCTTCTCCTTCTATGGTTGCTGACCCTGTTGTAAAAAAGAAAGATGTACCATTGGTGGTTGATTCTATTGGTAAGTCTTATAGTACAGAGAAGGGTGACGTTGATCTTGCTTATTCCTTCCCAGTGTCTGGTCCTCAACCGCTGGTCGATTCGCTCCGTGCTTACCTCTCATCTGAGTTGGTATGGATTGGAGATGACTATAGTGATGAGGGCGTAGAGTCTAAACCTTATAGCAATTTTGCAGATGGTAAGGGAATGATAAACTACTATGCTAAGAATGCTTATAAGAGTATAAGCAAAACTTTAGATGAAATTGATGACCCAGATGTGGCTTGGAAACCTGAAATCTCCAAGTTTGTAATGAAGGAAAATGAAACGGATCGTTATGTTACGTACTATTCTACTTTTTACACATATTCGGGTGGTGCGCATGGAATGGCTTCAGAATATGGGGCTACTTTCGACAAGAAGACGGGTGTTATGCTGCGGAATGTATTGAATCCAAAGGATGTAAAAGCACTTCAACCTATCCTTAGAGCTGGTGTTGAAAGCTATTTTAGAAGATGGTATGAAAAAGAGCATGATGCTGACAGTCGTGTAAAGACGGATATGGAAGCTCTTTTCCTTGAGAATGGTATTATCCCATTGCCTGGGAGTGGCGTTTATCTTTCTCCAGAAGGTGTAGTCTTTATTTACGGACTGTATGAGATTGGTGCTTATGCTATAGGAATGCCTACCTTTACGGTTCCTTATAAGAAGATTGGAAAGTTCCTTTCGCCTGAGGCAAGACGCCTTGCAGGGATTAAGTAA
- a CDS encoding Gfo/Idh/MocA family protein, translated as MKISIVGTGMIATEVISLLKTEVKGIEITSIFSHSNGEKAELLAKMNHIERIYTDYAQLLKEDKADFVYIALVNNAHYEFTRMALEAGRNVIVEKPFTLTVAEAEELAAMAQERKLYLFEAISPLHTPNFRMVKDSLKKIGPIHFVQCNFSQYSSKFERYLQGDIAPAFNPELGGGALNDLNVYNINIVIGLFGQPTTTQYFANRGHNGIDTSGVMVLSYPTMTATCTAAKDSSSPSFILIQGEKGWIHIPTPANEFGSVEIMKQGKLTSYRRNAYESRLAHEFMDFKDVWEKKDYKQMEAWLDRSVEVMRVLQSHPQDGMPK; from the coding sequence ATGAAGATTAGTATTGTAGGAACAGGAATGATAGCTACAGAAGTTATCTCACTGCTCAAGACAGAAGTCAAAGGGATAGAAATCACCAGTATATTCTCACACAGCAATGGAGAAAAAGCTGAACTTCTTGCGAAGATGAATCATATTGAGCGTATATATACCGACTATGCCCAGTTGCTAAAAGAAGACAAAGCTGACTTCGTTTATATCGCTTTAGTCAACAATGCCCATTACGAATTTACGCGTATGGCATTAGAGGCTGGTAGGAATGTAATTGTAGAAAAGCCTTTCACCCTCACGGTTGCCGAAGCAGAAGAGCTTGCAGCAATGGCACAAGAGCGAAAGCTCTACCTCTTTGAAGCAATCTCTCCACTCCATACACCTAACTTCCGCATGGTCAAAGATAGCCTAAAGAAAATAGGTCCTATCCACTTTGTACAGTGTAATTTCTCACAATATTCAAGTAAGTTCGAACGCTATTTACAGGGTGATATTGCTCCTGCATTCAACCCAGAATTAGGAGGTGGCGCACTGAACGACCTCAATGTCTATAATATCAATATTGTCATAGGTCTTTTCGGACAACCTACCACAACACAATATTTTGCCAACCGAGGACACAATGGCATTGATACCTCAGGTGTAATGGTTCTCTCCTACCCAACGATGACTGCCACCTGTACCGCTGCAAAGGATTCAAGTAGTCCATCATTCATTCTCATACAAGGAGAAAAGGGTTGGATACATATCCCAACACCTGCAAATGAGTTTGGTAGTGTTGAAATTATGAAACAAGGAAAGCTAACCAGCTATCGTCGTAACGCCTACGAAAGTCGTCTTGCGCATGAGTTTATGGACTTCAAAGATGTATGGGAGAAGAAGGATTATAAACAAATGGAAGCATGGCTGGATCGATCAGTAGAAGTGATGAGGGTGCTACAATCTCATCCCCAAGATGGTATGCCCAAATAG
- a CDS encoding IS982 family transposase, with protein MITKDKITEIFCIADDFCKEFELETDKIGLSERNKGCHRHRRWRMSKSEIITILICFHFNSYRNFRHYYTFFVKEHLADLFPNQLSYNRFLELEARVSVEMMMFLQICCFGRCTGISFIDSTCIPVCHNKRICRNKVFRNYATRGKSTMGWYFGFKLHLICNERGEILNFMLTKANVDDRDENVFNRLTDNVFGKLFADKGYISQGLFERLFNDGINLVTGIRSNMKNKLMPLYDRLLLRKRSVIETINDELKNVAQLVHSRHRSIFNFAMNVLSAIAAYCFFEKKPAVNIDFTIEQHSGQLTLF; from the coding sequence ATGATTACCAAGGACAAAATTACTGAAATTTTCTGTATTGCAGATGACTTTTGCAAAGAATTTGAGTTAGAAACTGATAAAATAGGTCTCTCAGAAAGGAATAAAGGATGTCATCGCCATCGCAGGTGGCGTATGAGTAAGTCTGAAATCATAACGATATTAATTTGCTTCCACTTTAATTCCTATCGTAATTTTCGTCACTATTATACCTTTTTCGTAAAAGAGCATTTAGCAGATTTATTTCCAAATCAATTGTCTTATAATCGTTTTCTTGAATTAGAGGCAAGAGTCTCTGTAGAGATGATGATGTTCCTGCAGATATGTTGTTTTGGGAGGTGTACTGGTATTAGTTTTATTGACTCAACTTGTATTCCAGTTTGCCATAATAAACGTATTTGTCGCAATAAGGTTTTTAGAAATTATGCAACAAGGGGTAAGAGTACAATGGGATGGTATTTTGGATTCAAACTACATCTTATTTGTAATGAAAGAGGTGAGATTCTAAACTTTATGCTCACTAAAGCAAATGTTGATGACCGAGACGAAAATGTATTTAACAGGTTGACAGACAATGTATTTGGTAAATTGTTTGCAGACAAAGGGTACATTTCTCAAGGATTATTTGAGCGATTGTTCAATGATGGAATAAATTTAGTTACTGGCATTAGGAGTAACATGAAAAACAAACTAATGCCACTTTATGATAGACTTCTTCTAAGGAAAAGATCTGTAATAGAGACTATCAATGATGAGCTAAAGAATGTAGCTCAATTAGTGCATTCAAGGCATAGAAGCATATTTAATTTCGCAATGAATGTTCTCTCTGCTATTGCAGCCTACTGCTTCTTTGAGAAGAAGCCAGCAGTGAACATAGACTTTACTATAGAGCAACATTCGGGACAGCTTACATTATTCTAA
- a CDS encoding alpha/beta hydrolase-fold protein, with amino-acid sequence MRHKKEIVEIGEHTCILHSEENAKFFIIQPVDSNDTAELERQITYIEDNSQTPFIHIAIRINKWNAELTPWPAPPVFGKAPFGDGAHSTLLYIIDQLIPTLKTQFSLELNKSNTILGGYSLAGLFSLWASYQQNVPFRGIVSASPSAWYTGWLDYANSHQPQVEHAYLSLGDKEEKTKTKLMSTISKDILCQEQIFKDKGVNCKMEWNEGNHFQDNGVRIAKGFVWMMHQ; translated from the coding sequence ATGAGACATAAAAAGGAGATTGTTGAGATTGGAGAGCACACTTGCATCCTACACAGCGAAGAAAACGCAAAGTTTTTCATTATTCAGCCTGTTGATAGTAATGATACAGCGGAGTTGGAGCGACAAATCACCTATATAGAAGATAACTCACAAACACCTTTCATACATATTGCCATTCGCATAAATAAATGGAATGCCGAGCTAACTCCTTGGCCTGCTCCACCAGTATTTGGAAAGGCTCCTTTTGGTGATGGTGCTCATTCCACCTTATTATATATAATAGATCAACTCATCCCAACCTTAAAGACACAATTTTCTTTAGAGCTCAATAAAAGCAACACCATCTTAGGAGGATATTCATTAGCAGGACTTTTTAGTCTTTGGGCAAGCTACCAACAGAATGTTCCTTTCCGTGGAATTGTCTCAGCATCTCCCTCTGCATGGTATACTGGTTGGTTAGACTATGCCAACTCTCACCAGCCACAAGTAGAACACGCATATCTCAGCCTTGGCGACAAAGAAGAGAAAACAAAAACAAAATTGATGTCAACTATCAGTAAAGACATCCTATGCCAAGAACAAATATTCAAAGATAAAGGTGTCAATTGTAAGATGGAATGGAATGAAGGCAACCATTTCCAAGACAACGGAGTCAGAATTGCCAAAGGCTTTGTTTGGATGATGCACCAATAA
- a CDS encoding nucleoside kinase, with protein sequence MIMRQVLHIRCKNNKKTQEVPIGSTLSDIYKEINLQMPYGPVSAKVNNKVEGLHYRVYHNKDVEFLDLLTPSGIRTYTRSLFLVLCKAVHDLYTGSQVIIDIPVSNGYYCNLQLGHEITTEDVDRIRTRMQEIIDTKMPIQRYETTTEEAVKMFTELGDIQKAKLLKSSGSLYCVYYVLEDYKDYYYGSMLTNTSQLHLFGLEPYFDGVLLRIPSTQDPSKLGELIRQDKMFEVFKEHHRWQSILGIKTVGDFNEAVKNGLATDLINVSEALQEKKISQIADTIAERKEIKVVLIAGPSSSGKTTFCKRLSVQLLASGVKPVQISLDDYFVNRAETPKDENGELDYESIYALNIPLINEQFNALFRGEEVELPKYNFQTGMSEKSGKKLHLGENNILLVEGIHALNPALTEQIADDKKFKIYASALTTILLDDHNYIPTTDNRLLRRIVRDYKYRGCSAQETIHRWPSVRAGENKWIFPYQEQADVMFNTALLFELAVIKPQAEEVLEQVPENCEEYAEAYRLRKFLKYFAPLPFRNLPPTSLLREFLGGSSFKY encoded by the coding sequence ATGATTATGAGACAAGTACTGCATATCCGTTGCAAAAATAATAAAAAAACTCAAGAAGTCCCAATCGGAAGTACACTTTCTGACATTTATAAGGAAATTAATCTCCAAATGCCTTATGGACCAGTGAGTGCAAAAGTGAATAATAAGGTGGAAGGACTCCATTATCGTGTCTATCATAATAAGGATGTAGAGTTTCTCGATTTGCTTACTCCATCAGGTATTCGCACTTACACCCGCTCGCTCTTCTTAGTGCTTTGCAAGGCTGTTCACGACCTTTATACGGGTAGTCAAGTGATCATAGATATCCCTGTTTCAAACGGTTACTACTGTAACTTGCAGCTTGGACATGAGATTACAACAGAGGATGTTGACCGCATCCGTACACGAATGCAGGAGATTATCGATACTAAGATGCCTATCCAGCGTTATGAAACAACAACTGAAGAGGCTGTTAAGATGTTCACAGAATTAGGCGATATACAAAAGGCTAAGCTCCTTAAAAGCAGCGGTAGCCTTTATTGTGTCTATTATGTGCTTGAGGATTATAAGGATTATTACTATGGTTCGATGCTTACCAACACGAGCCAACTTCATCTCTTTGGTTTGGAACCTTACTTTGATGGAGTCCTCTTGCGTATCCCTTCCACACAAGACCCATCTAAATTAGGTGAATTGATACGCCAAGATAAGATGTTCGAGGTGTTTAAGGAGCATCATAGATGGCAGAGTATCTTAGGTATTAAGACGGTGGGCGACTTCAACGAGGCGGTAAAGAATGGACTGGCAACCGACCTTATCAATGTCAGTGAGGCACTGCAAGAAAAGAAGATATCGCAGATTGCCGATACGATTGCTGAACGAAAAGAGATAAAGGTAGTACTCATTGCCGGACCATCTTCGAGCGGTAAGACAACATTCTGTAAACGACTTTCTGTCCAACTATTAGCAAGTGGTGTGAAACCAGTACAGATTTCCTTAGATGACTACTTCGTTAACAGAGCTGAAACACCAAAAGATGAGAATGGAGAACTTGACTACGAGAGTATCTATGCACTGAATATTCCACTTATCAATGAGCAGTTTAATGCACTTTTCCGTGGTGAAGAGGTGGAATTACCAAAGTATAATTTCCAAACTGGAATGAGTGAAAAGAGCGGTAAAAAGCTGCATCTTGGAGAGAATAACATACTACTTGTGGAAGGTATTCACGCACTCAACCCAGCACTAACAGAGCAGATTGCAGACGATAAGAAGTTTAAAATCTACGCATCTGCCCTCACTACGATCCTGTTAGACGACCACAACTATATCCCAACAACCGACAATCGACTGCTTCGTCGTATTGTTCGCGATTACAAGTATCGTGGTTGTTCTGCACAAGAAACAATCCACCGCTGGCCAAGTGTACGTGCTGGTGAAAACAAGTGGATTTTCCCTTATCAAGAACAGGCTGATGTAATGTTCAACACTGCCCTTCTCTTTGAGCTTGCCGTCATCAAACCACAGGCGGAAGAGGTGTTGGAACAAGTGCCAGAGAACTGTGAGGAATATGCTGAAGCCTATCGTCTGCGCAAGTTCCTCAAGTATTTTGCACCACTACCTTTCCGCAATCTCCCTCCAACCTCCCTACTGAGAGAGTTCTTAGGAGGCAGTTCATTCAAGTATTAA
- a CDS encoding Na/Pi cotransporter family protein → MSTSDYAIIFMKIMGSLALLIYGMKVMSEALQKMAGSQLRHILGAMTTNRFTGMLTGTFITCAVQSSSATTVMTVSFVNAGLLTLAQAISVIMGANIGTTLTAWIMSLGFNVDLTLVVFPAFFIGIILIYNKKRRYIGDFLFGIAFLFFALVLLSSGGKDLDLEHNPAAIRFFSSFDTSSHLTIFVFLLIGTVITCIVQSSAAVMAITILLCSTGVLPIYLGIALVMGENIGTTATANLAALGANTQARRAAFAHLLFNVFGVFWVMCLFYPFVNFVCGLVGYDPVNDKSTAAERAATLPIVLAMFHTCFNVCNTALLIWFIPQMERVVCRIIKSKANKDEDDFRLRFIHSGIMKTPELSVLEASKEIHSYAERTHRMFGMVRDLLTTKDDDAFEKLYERIEKYEGISDNMEVEIAKYLDQVSDAHLSDDTKEKVRDMLREITEIESIGDSCFNIARTISRLRSSKEEFTEGQYDNIKHMFELTDDALSQMSVVLIKHKREVDVNRTFAIESDINNYRALLRTQNINDINEHKYSYTAGTLYMDIIQECEKLGDYIVNVVEARMCIRK, encoded by the coding sequence ATGAGTACAAGCGACTATGCAATTATCTTTATGAAGATTATGGGCTCATTAGCCCTGTTAATCTATGGAATGAAGGTTATGAGTGAGGCTCTGCAGAAGATGGCAGGTTCTCAACTTCGTCATATTTTAGGTGCAATGACCACCAATCGTTTCACCGGAATGCTTACAGGTACCTTTATCACTTGTGCGGTACAGTCGTCATCAGCAACAACAGTGATGACGGTGAGCTTTGTTAATGCAGGACTGCTTACCCTTGCGCAAGCGATCTCGGTCATTATGGGAGCTAATATCGGTACAACGCTCACCGCATGGATTATGTCCTTGGGTTTCAATGTCGACCTAACCTTAGTTGTCTTCCCTGCTTTCTTTATCGGAATTATTCTCATTTACAACAAGAAACGGCGTTACATTGGTGATTTCCTCTTTGGTATTGCTTTCCTGTTCTTCGCCCTTGTGTTGTTGAGTAGTGGTGGAAAAGACCTTGACTTAGAGCATAATCCAGCTGCAATAAGGTTCTTCTCATCCTTTGATACAAGCAGTCATTTGACGATATTTGTCTTCCTTCTGATAGGAACGGTTATCACTTGTATCGTACAAAGTTCTGCTGCGGTAATGGCTATCACCATTCTGCTCTGTTCGACAGGTGTGTTGCCAATCTATCTTGGTATTGCCTTGGTGATGGGTGAGAACATTGGAACAACAGCAACAGCCAATCTTGCAGCCCTCGGAGCCAATACACAGGCACGACGTGCAGCCTTTGCCCACTTGCTTTTCAATGTGTTTGGCGTCTTTTGGGTGATGTGTTTGTTCTATCCTTTCGTCAACTTTGTTTGTGGACTCGTAGGTTATGACCCAGTAAATGATAAGTCTACGGCTGCAGAAAGAGCCGCTACCTTACCAATAGTATTAGCAATGTTCCACACATGTTTCAATGTTTGTAACACAGCTTTGCTTATTTGGTTTATTCCACAGATGGAACGTGTCGTATGCAGGATTATCAAGTCGAAGGCTAATAAGGATGAAGACGACTTCCGTCTGCGGTTTATCCATTCGGGTATTATGAAGACACCAGAGCTTTCTGTGCTTGAGGCTTCAAAGGAGATACACTCCTATGCTGAGCGTACACACCGCATGTTTGGTATGGTTCGTGACCTTCTGACGACAAAAGATGATGATGCTTTCGAGAAACTCTATGAACGTATAGAGAAATATGAGGGTATATCTGATAATATGGAAGTAGAAATTGCGAAGTATCTTGACCAAGTGAGTGATGCTCACTTGAGTGATGACACTAAGGAAAAGGTGCGTGATATGCTTCGTGAGATTACCGAGATTGAGAGTATTGGTGACTCTTGCTTTAACATTGCACGAACGATTAGCCGTCTACGTAGCAGTAAGGAGGAGTTTACCGAGGGTCAGTATGATAACATCAAACATATGTTTGAACTCACTGATGATGCTTTGTCACAGATGAGTGTTGTACTGATAAAGCATAAACGTGAGGTCGACGTGAACCGTACCTTCGCTATTGAAAGCGATATCAATAACTATCGTGCTCTGTTGCGTACACAGAATATCAATGATATCAACGAACATAAGTATAGCTACACTGCTGGTACGTTGTATATGGATATCATACAAGAATGTGAGAAGTTAGGCGATTACATCGTGAATGTTGTTGAGGCTCGTATGTGTATCAGAAAGTAA
- a CDS encoding DUF4112 domain-containing protein: MIERNSNKVLVSDLDVEDGIKGGDNNISFDKSETLNNAEDTIESREESMNSYKESLNSRKERRRQRREKRIQGLKESRSFWLISTITKWADKYFLDALLGFIPSVGDLVSSAFGLPFICFFGKAEVNPTYFSHYI; the protein is encoded by the coding sequence ATGATAGAAAGGAATAGTAATAAGGTCTTGGTGTCTGATTTGGATGTTGAGGATGGAATTAAGGGTGGGGATAATAATATCTCTTTTGATAAGTCTGAAACCCTAAATAATGCTGAGGATACTATAGAAAGCCGTGAGGAGTCTATGAATAGTTATAAAGAGTCTTTAAATAGTAGAAAAGAACGACGGAGACAAAGAAGAGAGAAGAGAATTCAGGGATTAAAGGAGTCGAGGTCGTTTTGGCTTATTAGTACGATAACGAAATGGGCAGATAAGTATTTTTTAGATGCACTCCTTGGTTTTATTCCATCTGTTGGTGACCTCGTTTCTTCTGCTTTTGGTCTTCCTTTTATATGTTTCTTTGGTAAAGCTGAAGTCAATCCCACTTACTTTAGCCATTATATATAA
- a CDS encoding Na/Pi cotransporter family protein — protein sequence MSIWIFFKLIGALALLMFGMKAMSEALQKMAGPQLRHILGAMTTNRFTGILTGTFITAAVQSSTATTVMTVSFVNAGLLTLVQAISVIMGANIGTTLTAWIMSAGFSFNITDFVWPAFFIGIVLIYSKRRKLIGDFLFGISFMFLGLGTLRQTGIDMDLAHNQAVLDFFSNFDPQSFITTIVFLLIGSVLTMCVQSSAAIMAITMILCSTGVLPIYQGIALVMGENIGTTVTSNLAALTANTQARRAAMAHMVFNVFGVLWVLCIFHPFINMICDWVGYDVTMPKGAPGFAANAAKLSFVLAAFHTTFNVANTVILVGPIKYLEKLVCKIIKPKANKDEDEFRLHFIQVGIMKTPELSVLEASKEIKSFAERIQRMFGMVRELLGEKDMDKFTKLYSRIEKYEGISDNMEIEIAKYLDQVSNAHLSDETKEKVRSMLREISELESIGDACYNIARTCSRLINSKEDFTQEQYDHMHQMFELTDDALTQMNRILVGHRQDNDVNRSFNIETEINNYRNQLRSQNINDVNDHKYTYAVGTMYMDIIQECEKLGDYVVNVVEARMGVRQQDA from the coding sequence ATGTCGATTTGGATTTTCTTTAAGCTCATTGGTGCATTAGCTTTGCTGATGTTCGGAATGAAGGCAATGAGTGAGGCACTGCAGAAAATGGCAGGTCCGCAGCTGCGCCACATCCTTGGTGCAATGACAACTAATCGTTTTACGGGTATTCTTACGGGTACATTCATCACAGCTGCCGTACAGTCGTCAACTGCAACTACTGTAATGACAGTCAGTTTTGTGAATGCTGGATTGCTAACATTGGTGCAAGCCATCTCTGTTATCATGGGAGCGAACATTGGAACGACGCTGACGGCATGGATTATGTCGGCTGGTTTCTCGTTTAACATTACTGATTTTGTATGGCCAGCCTTCTTTATTGGTATCGTACTGATCTACTCTAAGAGGCGTAAACTCATTGGTGATTTCCTCTTTGGTATCTCATTTATGTTCTTGGGATTGGGAACCTTACGTCAGACAGGTATCGATATGGACCTTGCGCACAATCAGGCTGTACTCGATTTCTTTAGTAACTTCGACCCACAAAGCTTCATCACGACTATCGTTTTCCTACTTATTGGTAGTGTGCTGACCATGTGTGTGCAGAGTTCTGCAGCTATCATGGCTATCACGATGATTCTATGTTCAACAGGAGTATTGCCTATTTATCAGGGTATTGCACTCGTAATGGGTGAAAATATCGGTACAACAGTAACCTCAAACCTTGCTGCTTTGACAGCAAACACACAGGCTCGCCGAGCTGCTATGGCTCACATGGTGTTCAATGTCTTTGGTGTTCTTTGGGTGTTATGTATCTTCCATCCTTTTATCAATATGATTTGCGACTGGGTGGGCTATGATGTAACGATGCCAAAGGGTGCCCCTGGCTTTGCTGCCAATGCTGCTAAGCTAAGTTTTGTGCTTGCTGCTTTCCACACGACCTTCAATGTTGCCAACACAGTTATCCTTGTTGGACCAATCAAGTATTTGGAGAAGCTGGTCTGCAAGATTATCAAACCAAAGGCAAACAAGGACGAAGACGAGTTCCGTCTGCACTTTATTCAGGTTGGTATCATGAAGACTCCAGAGCTTTCTGTGCTTGAGGCTTCAAAGGAGATAAAGTCGTTTGCTGAGCGTATTCAGCGTATGTTCGGTATGGTTCGTGAGCTACTTGGCGAGAAAGATATGGATAAATTCACCAAACTCTATAGTCGTATTGAGAAGTATGAAGGTATTTCTGATAATATGGAGATAGAGATAGCGAAGTATCTCGACCAAGTTTCTAATGCTCATCTGAGTGATGAAACGAAGGAGAAGGTGCGCTCTATGCTTCGTGAAATCTCTGAGTTGGAGAGTATCGGAGATGCTTGTTATAACATTGCTCGTACTTGCAGCCGTCTTATCAATAGTAAGGAAGACTTCACACAGGAGCAGTATGACCACATGCACCAGATGTTTGAGTTGACAGATGATGCTCTGACACAGATGAATCGTATTCTTGTTGGTCACCGTCAGGACAACGATGTGAACCGTTCGTTCAATATTGAGACCGAGATTAACAACTACCGCAACCAGTTGCGCTCGCAGAATATCAACGATGTGAACGATCATAAGTACACCTATGCAGTAGGAACAATGTACATGGACATCATTCAGGAGTGCGAGAAATTAGGCGACTATGTTGTCAATGTTGTTGAGGCTCGTATGGGTGTTCGCCAGCAAGACGCATAA
- a CDS encoding Lrp/AsnC family transcriptional regulator, with product MNNNETLDETDRKILRILQRNSDLTVKELAAKLHLSTSPTFERQKRLERDGYIERYMAVVNPHKVGNGIMVLCNIRLKQHSQELIQEFMNVVQNLEEITECYNTSGDYDFLIKVYTRDMKSYQQFMLNTLGTINCIGSLHSIFVIDETKNTHGVPISML from the coding sequence ATGAACAACAATGAGACTTTAGATGAAACCGACCGTAAAATCCTACGTATTCTACAGCGCAACTCCGATCTTACGGTAAAAGAATTAGCTGCAAAACTCCACCTTTCAACCTCTCCCACGTTTGAACGACAGAAGCGATTGGAACGTGATGGCTATATAGAAAGATACATGGCGGTTGTGAATCCTCATAAGGTTGGCAATGGTATTATGGTATTATGTAATATCAGACTGAAACAACACTCTCAAGAACTCATACAAGAGTTTATGAACGTTGTGCAGAATCTTGAGGAAATAACAGAGTGTTATAACACCAGTGGTGACTACGATTTCCTTATTAAAGTCTATACGCGTGACATGAAAAGCTATCAACAATTCATGCTCAACACGCTTGGTACGATTAATTGTATAGGAAGTCTACATAGTATCTTCGTTATTGACGAAACAAAGAATACACATGGAGTTCCCATCTCTATGCTCTGA
- a CDS encoding O-acetylhomoserine aminocarboxypropyltransferase/cysteine synthase family protein has product MKRNLETICIHGGWQPKKGEPQQLPIYQSTTFRYETSEQMARLFDLEDSGYFYTRLANPTNDAVAKKIAALEGGVGAVLTSSGQAANFYAIINICGAGDHLVTSNTIYGGTYNLFGVTLKKLGIECTFIDPEWEDEKIEAAFQPNTKCFFGETISNPGGKVFDIERFAGIAHKHGVPLIVDNTFATPINCRPFEWGCDIVTHSTTKYMDGHASQVGGVVVDSGNFDWEAYSEKFQGLTTPDESYHGLVYTKSFGKLAYITKLVTQLMRDLGSIPAPQNSYLLNIGLETLHLRMRQHCDNAQKVAEWLEKNEKVAWVNYCGLPSDKYYALGQKYLPNGSCGVIAFGLKGSREDAIKFIDSLDFVSIVTHVADARTCVLHPASHTHRQLTDEQLREAGVAPDLIRLSVGIENVDDIIADLEQALK; this is encoded by the coding sequence ATGAAAAGAAATCTTGAAACGATATGTATTCATGGTGGCTGGCAACCTAAAAAAGGTGAACCTCAGCAGCTACCCATTTATCAGAGTACAACTTTTAGATATGAGACCAGTGAGCAAATGGCACGTCTGTTTGACTTGGAGGATAGCGGTTATTTCTATACTCGTCTGGCAAATCCTACCAATGATGCTGTAGCCAAGAAGATTGCAGCCCTTGAAGGTGGCGTTGGTGCCGTACTGACTTCTTCGGGTCAGGCTGCTAACTTCTATGCTATCATTAATATTTGTGGAGCAGGCGACCATTTAGTGACTTCTAATACAATCTATGGCGGAACGTATAATCTCTTTGGTGTAACACTGAAGAAGTTGGGTATTGAATGTACCTTCATAGATCCAGAGTGGGAAGATGAAAAGATTGAGGCAGCCTTCCAACCAAATACAAAGTGTTTTTTTGGTGAGACGATTTCTAATCCAGGAGGTAAGGTGTTTGACATCGAACGCTTTGCTGGAATAGCTCATAAGCATGGTGTACCACTGATTGTTGATAATACATTTGCTACACCAATCAACTGTCGTCCTTTTGAGTGGGGTTGTGATATCGTCACGCATTCTACGACAAAGTATATGGATGGTCATGCCTCACAGGTTGGTGGTGTTGTTGTCGATTCTGGCAACTTTGATTGGGAAGCATATAGTGAGAAGTTCCAAGGATTGACAACTCCTGATGAGAGTTATCATGGACTTGTTTATACGAAGTCGTTTGGTAAATTGGCATATATAACGAAGCTCGTTACTCAGTTGATGAGAGACCTTGGAAGTATTCCTGCACCACAGAATTCATATCTGCTTAATATTGGTCTTGAGACCTTGCATCTTCGTATGAGGCAGCATTGTGATAATGCACAGAAGGTGGCAGAGTGGTTGGAAAAGAATGAGAAGGTGGCATGGGTGAACTATTGTGGTCTTCCTTCCGATAAGTATTACGCGTTAGGACAGAAGTATCTTCCAAATGGTTCGTGTGGTGTCATAGCCTTTGGCTTGAAGGGTTCAAGAGAAGATGCCATCAAGTTTATTGATAGCTTAGACTTTGTTTCTATTGTCACTCACGTAGCTGATGCACGTACTTGTGTTCTGCATCCAGCAAGTCATACTCACCGTCAGTTGACTGACGAACAACTCCGTGAGGCTGGAGTAGCACCAGACTTAATCCGTCTTTCTGTTGGTATTGAGAATGTAGATGACATCATCGCAGATCTTGAACAAGCATTGAAGTAA